A stretch of Henckelia pumila isolate YLH828 chromosome 4, ASM3356847v2, whole genome shotgun sequence DNA encodes these proteins:
- the LOC140867737 gene encoding uncharacterized protein — protein MAWAIWQEICKRVHNQLNQWTEINIDWVSSLLNSFHCANTKCGLQANTAARIHGETSWRPPSPGQLRLDVDASFNHLNNSSSVGAVVRDINGFVWGAKAKIIRCPSSVVSAELEAIRFGMDFCSLQGFTNVCIFSDSLLAIRAVETQSENLGPEGAVAMEIRSLLESPKFVSIRHMRRSANRVAHFLAQKVCGSVLSFEYSIGSIPQWLADLVKLDCGF, from the coding sequence ATGGCTTGGGCAATTtggcaagaaatttgtaagagaGTTCATAATCAATTGAACCAATGGACTGAGATTAATATAGATTGGGTGTCCTCCCTTCTAAATTCTTTCCATTGTGCAAACACAAAGTGTGGATTGCAGGCTAATACTGCTGCTCGAATACACGGCGAAACCAGTTGGAGGCCTCCTTCTCCGGGGCAATTAAGATTAGATGTGGATGCGAGCTTCAATCATTTGAATAATTCTTCTAGTGTTGGGGCTGTGGTGAGGGATATTAATGGGTTCGTTTGGGGAGCAAAAGCCAAGATTATTCGCTGTCCAAGTTCTGTTGTTAGTGCCGAATTAGAAGCAATTCGGTTTGGAATGGATTTTTGTTCGCTACAAGGATTTACTAATGTGTGCATTTTTTCGGATTCCCTATTGGCTATTCGAGCAGTGGAAACTCAATCAGAGAATCTGGGTCCGGAAGGTGCGGTTGCTATGGAAATCCGATCGCTTCTTGAGTCTCCAAAGTTTGTTTCCATCAGGCACATGCGTCGCTCGGCTAATCGTGTTGCTCATTTTTTGGCGCAAAAAGTCTGTGGTTCTGTCCTTTCTTTTGAATATTCTATTGGGAGTATACCTCAATGGCTTGCTGATCTTGTAAAATTGGATTGTGGTTTCTAG